Proteins encoded within one genomic window of Rhododendron vialii isolate Sample 1 chromosome 1a, ASM3025357v1:
- the LOC131320648 gene encoding GDSL esterase/lipase At4g28780-like yields MSSSPFFLTILAAALAALAVVVGSTVVPPPQPKSARAFFVFGDSLVDNGNNNYLVTTARADSPPYGIDYPTHHPTGRFSNGLNLPDIISEQLGMEPTLPILSPELTGPKLLVGANFASAGIGILNDTGFQFASIIRIPRQLELFQCYQDRLKAVVGAGKARQLVNGGLVLIVVGGNDFVNNYFLVPYSARRLQYPIPEFCQFLVSEYKKILLRLYELGARTVMVTGTGPLGCVPAELAKAIGNGQCTEEPERAAELFNTGLDDMVQGLNQQLGSDVFISVKAYMEVHKDFIANPQAYGFVSTKVACCGQGPYNGIGICNPASNLCQNRNSFVFWDPYHPAEKANRYIVQRMLNGSEKYMHPMNLNTIMARASTN; encoded by the exons ATGTCTTCCAGTCCATTTTTCCTCACCATCTTGGCTGCTGCCCTAGCTGCCCTAGCAGTGGTGGTAGGAAGCACAGTCGTcccaccaccacaacccaaGTCCGCTCGAGCGTTCTTCGTGTTCGGCGACTCGCTCGTCGACAACGGCAACAACAACTACTTGGTGACCACCGCACGGGCCGACTCGCCGCCTTACGGCATCGATTATCCCACCCACCACCCCACTGGCCGCTTCTCCAATGGCTTAAACCTCCCTGATATCATCA gtgaGCAGCTGGGCATGGAGCCTACATTGCCCATTTTGAGCCCTGAGCTCACTGGACCCAAGCTGTTGGTTGGTGCAAACTTTGCTTCCGCCGGAATCGGAATCCTAAACGACACCGGATTTCAGTTT GCAAGCATAATAAGAATCCCACGCCAATTGGAGCTGTTCCAATGCTACCAAGATCGGCTAAAGGCGGTGGTCGGAGCCGGCAAGGCGCGGCAGCTGGTTAACGGAGGCCTGGTCCTCATCGTGGTCGGCGGCAACGACTTCGTCAACAACTACTTCTTAGTACCTTACTCCGCCAGAAGGCTCCAGTACCCCATCCCCGAGTTCTGCCAGTTCCTTGTCTCCGAGTATAAGAAGATCCTATTG AGGCTGTATGAGTTGGGGGCACGAACGGTGATGGTGACGGGAACTGGCCCGTTGGGCTGTGTTCCAGCCGAGTTAGCCAAAGCGATCGGAAACGGGCAGTGCACGGAGGAACCCGAACGGGCTGCTGAGCTTTTCAACACTGGACTGGACGACATGGTTCAAGGACTGAACCAGCAGCTGGGCTCAGACGTGTTCATCTCTGTCAAAGCATATATGGAGGTGCACAAGGACTTCATCGCCAACCCTCAGGCCTATG GTTTTGTTTCAACAAAAGTAGCATGTTGTGGGCAGGGGCCATACAATGGGATAGGAATATGCAACCCAGCATCCAACCTCTGCCAGAACAGGAACTCCTTTGTGTTCTGGGATCCATACCATCCAGCTGAAAAGGCAAACAGATACATCGTCCAGCGGATGTTGAATGGGTCTGAGAAATACATGCACCCAATGAACCTCAACACCATCATGGCCAGGGCCTCCACCAATTAG